In a single window of the Centroberyx gerrardi isolate f3 chromosome 17, fCenGer3.hap1.cur.20231027, whole genome shotgun sequence genome:
- the znf106a gene encoding zinc finger protein 106, giving the protein MGRERKCILCEMVCNSKQEMGEHMRSMLHHRELENLKGRDCGHECKVCQVTVVSLTDYASHISSPSHKQNVEVAERKNAGNDQDEDYFDQALVDLIEKRKELIRKEEEAAAAKRAKEEAERRKQQEFQQRLKEAKERFRQECSWRQPQRGFGGFNRQGAWYGNNVSGGRAGEAMADSRPWHHRKQGKSATWHAQEPPNFQNWASGDWAGGSLRSQEGWGNKQWDQGAFSGNQRGRLPWLSNGGSSYGVYGRNNIPQCPQQSRPLSLLGPIPRHPPPPTFFSRAVCQVQNQGNGQGEQPGDGYQNGEGPNAECDRNSSKTFGSNQKLDKACRWSPYPPTKLFESAPQKDTHPSPSEKYPKVPTPQKQERAPDTSGFNGHSRFEEKPRQLTPSGDGDEGKKRRRHKKNRDRSSSGSRSSSAQRDCHQTSSPGPSKQKADKPSEHRDMKLSLISGLKSGAKLSKASSQEHEQSKSASRHSGLSSTSSPIGLLQSKQEQQFSEMLKKAKETVLEKRGSVDISSDNRMETALHIVEEQQKEQPESQVGVNKENNCRQNGAKPTFPDSIRPYPCGDEKVTLALALPSSDSSQFLQSVQVSTSTMESSEPAASCREDEEEDRSREEKEMGSVAPDEAMQAVEAGQGSESDTSRSGEAQSVSGSTAPGLSKLGLPPALKRDLTKHISSKSKPGSHEPNLNSARRVRNVSESRRGETEKESGLKPTVRQLISSSGSRRNVNWEQVYQEVRKKQEQGKGMPRFGIEMVSCDQEEQSQEEDNIRLLEGLQWESLMDIPAPVAPRKRCLSESSVAPDCSASHHSLFPSHISRETAHREGLSWPGIHNSEQQGSSTSPSPISAQGNRDNQWQQEDERMLGQCEAKAQKQLDRIPTGAVKALQRSDSALGDSSSGTELYDGQGAGKKRRAAGDIPSPEIPCLERKNKRRKIKSKRERLQVDQLLAVSLREEELSRSLQTVDSSLIQARATLEAAYMEVQRLMVVKQQVTGEMTTLRNKRIELLKGMQGGFEDAPQPKVKEEKTDSAEFEPYMASVLSSITDGAVPSPSPAAQCASPPSSTLPFMPIVIKQEPLSPVHVSTEPDPVENTVHCAHSTTPELHVPPVAASHPDLAQNCQSFPERRPELYQANTEPTQESVGAPAECKETLSGVVQMMERAVQATRDSLTPSLDSKPAAALSSASRRSSEAGSLADPTASQSCEPSSVPLALTMPLSPSELRAGKRVRRLKKRRVLKKAQGVEQPESSDTEADGEASRPRWIRARRRPSGGSHVSTSTPPTAVEDEECDRVMEGDGEGLEEAFDAVRPEEKDMECSLDLVELPQAASAELLNTDTTEPEESMEVTTVCQQPQMDSQAPPPFSSLSLSPVQVPDSSRPEPQSLACNEVTSTSDMDVSPVVKPYESEMQMSLALAKISKTSSDVSSDPGEDDIPTEGAFEGHQEAVNAMQIHKGLLYTCSGDRTVKAFNLVSRKCVTVFEGHSSKVNCLLVSAAVGLHHRLYSGSSDQTIRCYSLRTKEFEQQFCLSDRVLCLHHRWRVLYAGLANGTVVTFSLKTNKQLDVFDCHGPRAVSCLASAQEGARKVLLVGSYDSTISVRDATNGLLLRTLEGHTKTVLCMQVVNDLVFSGSSDQSVHAHNFHTGELVRVYNGHRHAVTVVAILGKMMVTACLDKLVRVYKLQSQDQLQVYGGHKDMVMCMAIHKSMIYTGGYDGSVQAVKLNLMQNYRCWWHGCSLTFGVLEHLQHHLISDHTSTNLRTLKCHWKTCEEFFCIRSGSKQGMLMHMQKHAEEEMKLKP; this is encoded by the exons atggggagagaaagaaagtgcaTCCTTTGTGAAATGGTCTGCAACTCCAAGCAG GAGATGGGCGAGCACATGAGAAGTATGCTACATCACCGTGAGCTGGAGAACCTGAAAGGCCG gGACTGTGGACACGAGTGCAAAGTGTGCCAGGTAACGGTGGTGAGCCTGACTGATTATGCCAGCCACATTTCCAGCCCCTCGCACAAGCAGAATGTGGAGGTTGCGGAACGAAAGAATGCTGGGAACGACCAAGACGAGGACTACTTTGACCAGGCACTGGTGGACTTGattgagaagagaaaggaatTGATCCG aaaagaggaggaggctgctgctgcaaagCGTGCAAAAGAGGAGGCGGAACGAAGGAAACAGCAGGAGTTTCAGCAGAGGCTGAAAGAAGCGAAGGAGCGTTTCCGGCAAGAATGTTCCTGGCGACAGCCACAGAGGGGCTTTGGCGGATTCAATCGGCAAGGAGCTTGGTATGGGAACAACGTGTCTGGTGGCAGAGCAGGGGAGGCTATGGCTGATTCAAGACCCTGGCACCACAGGAAGCAGGGGAAGAGCGCCACCTGGCATGCTCAGGAGCCCCCCAACTTCCAGAACTGGGCATCCGGAGACTGGGCTGGAGGAAGCTTGCGTAGCCAGGAGGGTTGGGGCAACAAGCAGTGGGATCAGGGTGCGTTCTCTGGCAATCAGAGAGGTCGACTGCCCTGGTTGAGCAACGGAGGCAGCAGTTATGGTGTCTACGGCAGAAACAACATTCCCCAGTGCCCACAACAGAGCCGGCCCCTGAGCCTCTTGGGACCTATTCCTAGGCATCCACCTCCACCCACTTTTTTTTCTCGTGCTGTATGCCAGGTTCAAAATCAAGGCAATGGCCAGGGAGAGCAACCGGGTGATGGATATCAAAACGGGGAGGGACCAAATGCAGAATGTGACCGCAACAGCTCCAAGACCTTTGGCAGCAATCAAAAGCTGGACAAGGCCTGTCGCTGGTCTCCCTATCCACCCACAAAGCTCTTTGAATCTGCACCCCAAAAGGATACTCACCCCAGCCCCTCAGAGAAGTACCCCAAAGTCCCCACACCTCAGAAACAAGAAAGGGCACCTGACACCAGTGGCTTTAACGGGCACTCCCGGTTCGAAGAAAAACCAAGACAGCTGACCCCTAGTGGGGACGGTGATGAAGGTAAAAAGAGGCGCAGACACAAGAAGAACCGAGACAGGAGTAGCAGcggcagcagaagcagcagtgCTCAGAGAGATTGCCACCAAACCTCCTCACCTGGCCCTTCCAAGCAGAAGGCAGATAAGCCATCGGAACATAGAGATATGAAGCTGTCCTTAATTTCTGGGCTTAAAAGCGGAGCTAAGCTCAGCAAGGCCTCCAGTCAAGAGCATGAACAGTCCAAGTCAGCCTCAAGGCACAGTGGACTCAGTTCTACATCTTCACCCATTGGGCTGCTACAATCAAAGCAAGAACAGCAGTTCTCAGAAATGCTGAAGAAAGCGAAAGAGACAGTGTTAGAAAAGAGGGGCTCTGTGGATATCTCCAGTGACAACAGGATGGAAACTGCACTTCACATTGTGGAGGAACAACAAAAAGAACAGCCAGAGAGTCAGGTTGGAgtgaacaaagaaaacaactgtAGGCAGAATGGGGCTAAACCAACTTTCCCTGACTCGATCAGGCCTTATCCCTGTGGAGACGAGAAGGTAACCCTAGCCCTTGCATTGCCGTCTTCAGACAGCAGCCAGTTTCTCCAGTCAGTACAAGTCAGTACCTCCACGATGGAAAGCTCAGAGCCTGCAGCTTCGTGCagggaagacgaggaggaggacaggagcagagaggagaaagaaatgggCTCAGTGGCCCCAGATGAGGCCATGCAGGCTGTGGAGGCAGGGCAGGGCTCAGAGAGTGACACCTCCAGAAGTGGCGAAGCACAGAGTGTCTCAGGATCCACCGCGCCCGGTCTGTCCAAACTTGGCCTGCCTCCTGCGCTGAAACGTGACCTGACCAAACACATCAGCTCCAAGAGCAAACCAGGGAGCCACGAGCCCAACCTGAACAGCGCCAGGCGGGTCCGGAACGTGAGCGAGTCCCGGAGAGGCGAGACCGAGAAGGAATCGGGGCTTAAACCGACCGTGCGACAGCTCATCAGCTCCTCGGGGTCTCGGCGCAATGTGAACTGGGAGCAAGTGTACCAGGAGGTCAGAAAGAAGCAAGAACAAGGAAAAGGCATGCCAAG GTTTGGGATAGAGATGGTGTCGTGCGACCAGGAGGAACAGAGCCAGGAGGAGGACAACATCCGCCTGCTAGAGGGTCTCCAGTGGGAGTCGCTGATGGACATCCCCGCCCCAGTCGCCCCTCGCAAACGCTGCTTATCAGAGAGCAGCGTCGCCCCCGACTGCTCTGCGTCCCACCACTCCCTGTTCCCCTCCCACATCTCAAGGGAGACTGCACATAGAGAAGGCCTCAGCTGGCCTGGGATACACAACTCGGAGCAGCAGGgatcctccacctctcccagcCCCATATCAGCCCAAGGGAACAGAGACAATCAGTGGCAGCAAGAGGACGAACGGATGCTTGGTCAATGTGAGGCCAAGGCACAGAAACAGCTGGACAGAATACCGACGGGGGCAGTGAAGGCCCTCCAGCGGTCTGATTCAGCGCTAGGGGACAGCAGTTCGGGGACGGAGCTGTACGACGGTCAGGGAGCAGGGAAGAAGCGTAGAGCGGCCGGG GATATTCCAAGcccagagattccttgcttggAACGAAAGAATAAAAGAAGGAAAATCAAATCCAAGAGAG AGCGGTTACAGGTGGACCAGCTCCTGGCCGTGTCTCTgcgggaggaggagctgagtcGCTCCCTGCAGACTGTGGACAGCAGCCTGATCCAGGCCAGAGCCACGCTGGAGGCCGCCTACATGGAGGTGCAGCGCCTCATGGTGGTAAAACAGCAG GTGACTGGAGAGATGACCACGCTGAGAAACAAGCGCATTGAGTTACTTAAAGGGATGCAAG GTGGTTTTGAGGATGCACCTCAACCCAAAGTGAAGGAAGAAAAGACGGATTCAGCAGAATTCGAGCCATACATGGCCTCCgtgctctcctccatcaccGACGGTGCTGTCCCCAGTCCCAGCCCCGCTGCCCAGtgtgcctctcctccctcctccacccttcccTTCATGCCTATAGTTATCAAGCAGGAGCCTCTATCTCCTGTCCACGTCAGCACAGAGCCAGACCCTGTGGAGAATACAGTCCACTGTGCTCACAGCACCACTCCAGAGCTGCATGTCCCTCCTGTTGCAGCCTCTCACCCAG ACCTTGCCCAAAACTGCCAGTCGTTTCCTGAAAGAAGGCCTGAGCTGTATCAAGCTAACACAGAACCTACACAGGAGAGCGTCGGAGCCCCTGCAGAATGCAAAGAGACCTTATCAGGTGTGGTTCAGATGATGGAAAGGGCTGTGCAGGCTACCAGGGACAGTCTCACCCCTTCGTTGGACTCCAAACCCGCCGCAGCGCTTTCCTCAGCCAGCCGGAGGAGCTCCGAGGCGGGGAGCCTTGCTGATCCCACAGCCTCCCAGTCTTGCGAGCCCTCCTCAGTCCCGCTGGCCCTTACCATGCCTCTCTCCCCATCCGAACTGAGGGCCGGAAAGCGTGTGAGGAggctgaagaagaggagggtgtTGAAGAAGGCCCAAGGGGTGGAGCAGCCCGAGAGCAGCGACACAGAGGCGGACGGAGAAGCCTCGAGGCCGAGGTGGATTCGAGCGCGCAGGAGACCCAGCGGCGGCTCTCACGTCAGCACCTCCACTCCGCCGACCGCTGTGGAGGACGAGGAGTGCGACAGGGTCATGGAGGGGGACGGGGAGGGGCTCGAGGAGGCCTTCGACGCCGTCCGCCCCGAGGAAAAGGACATGGAGTGCTCCCTAGACTTGGTGGAGCTTCCCCAGGCAGCCTCTGCTGAGCTGTTGAACACTGACACAACAGAGCCGGAGGAGAGCATGGAGGTCACCACGGTCTGCCAGCAGCCACAGATGGACAgccaagccccgccccccttctcgtccctgtccctgtccccaGTCCAGGTCCCAGACTCCTCCAGACCAGAGCCACAGAGTCTGGCCTGTAACGAGGTCACCTCCACCAGTGATATGGATGTGTCTCCTGTTGTCAAGCCCTATGAGAG TGAAATGCAGATGTCCCTTGCGTTGGCCAAAATATCTAAGACGTCATCAG atGTCTCCTCCGACCCCGGTGAGGACGATATACCCACTGAGGGGGCGTTTGAGGGGCACCAGGAGGCGGTGAACGCCATGCAGATCCACAAAGGGCTGCTGTACACCTGCTCCGGAGACCGCACCGTCAAGGCCTTCAACCTGGTG AGCCGcaaatgtgtgactgtgtttgaGGGCCACAGCTCCAAAGTGAACTGCCTGCTGGTGTCGGCGGCGGTGGGTCTGCATCACCGCCTCTACTCCGGCTCCAGTGACCAGACCATCCGCTGCTACAGTCTCAGG ACAAAGGAGTTTGAGCAgcagttctgtctgtctgaccggGTCCTCTGCCTCCACCACCGCTGGAGGGTTTTATACGCCGGCCTGGCTAACGGCACAGTGGTGACCTTTAGCCTCAAG ACAAACAAGCAGCTGGATGTGTTTGACTGCCACGGGCCGCGGGCGGTGAGCTGCCTGGCGTCGGCGCAGGAGGGAGCCAGGAAGGTTTTGCTGGTGGGTTCGTACGACAGCACCATCAGCGTGAGAGACGCCACCAACGGACTGCTGCTGCGCACTCTGGAGGGACACACCAAGACCGTGCTCTGCATGCAG GTGGTGAACGATCTGGTTTTCAGCGGCTCCAGCGATCAGTCTGTCCACGCACACAACTTCCAT ACTGGAGAGCTGGTTCGGGTCTACAACGGTCACCGCCATGCTGTTACTGTGGTGGCCATCCTGGGGAAGATGATGGTGACAGCATGTCTGGACAAACTGGTCCGCGTCTACAAGCTACAG tcCCAAGACCAGCTGCAGGTGTACGGTGGACACAAGGACATGGTGATGTGTATGGCTATCCACAAGAGCATG ATCTACACAGGCGGTTACGATGGCAGCGTGCAAGCTGTCAAGCTGAACCTGATGCAGAACTACCGCTGTTGG TGGCATGGCTGCTCGCTGACCTTCGGGGTGTTGGAGCATTTGCAGCATCACCTGATCAGCGACCACACCAGCACCAACCTGCGGACGCTCAAGTGCCACTGGAAAACCTGCGAGGAGTTTTTCTGCATTCGCAGCGGCTCCAAACAG